The Toxorhynchites rutilus septentrionalis strain SRP chromosome 3, ASM2978413v1, whole genome shotgun sequence genome includes a region encoding these proteins:
- the LOC129772787 gene encoding uncharacterized protein LOC129772787, translating into MWLNLVILGSLFNIMHLLTGVYGCPSEMCVCKWKGGKQSVECGGRMLTRIPEGMDPGTQVLNFSGNGLTILQNERFRKMDLINLQKIYMARNQLIKIHDRAFRGLTNLVELDLSENMLSVVPTETFIDYPALMRLSLSGNPIRALRTNAFKHLPFLTTLELSNCQIELVEDEAFIGMDNLEWLRLDGNRITTIQGNHVLPESLHGINLQANRWQCDCRLLDIHMWLNSFNVPQREEPKCSGPPRLSGQTIKSVHPEELSCLPVITPDSLYREIAEGRNMTLTCKVTAIPEAVISWWFQGQQLQNDSITTTNLHLFQYSEETGEDKRSELLIFNTSPDDNGTFSCVAENSAGRVQANYTLHVIVKEEPVVEEVTFSEEYFLVIVGASSAIGFLLLIIVCVLICKCSKGSSKRTVNKKTRGKSGSDATNNSQKCSSITNDMGESLTCAKINGSVAISESNPQDLVLYLNTGNNLEKAGLGNLGLGGQVQFCSPPSARSYQDQNPDLINDAESGNKIRPRHETLDSDVGEKDSDEQSSAQDASSEASFQQSYFQPPMGVRPMGPRFSALSTLPRGMNKEMYQHQVDIHLSPGCFLDQNGYPIDLNLMTQSGPTVNYYRTLPHNRGQKGQPGKVRYANDAEFITRTTQTYQLYGGPPDVRYTAEGYPQQPGSDATGTSQFPSPPDGYKGDLSGVQQVSYMNPPAAICVGPAPPQQWPSFLPGYHTQLIPIPSQQAGAEFNRYLPPSVMAGSAPAQAVPCSSNPAGPVPVLKKCVGAQTGDLSDKDVIPEQREEEEEAEHENGTKLRHLSGPLADSPDEGYVGDSHETTDI; encoded by the coding sequence ATGTGGCTTAATTTGGTGATTCTGGGTTCACTGTTCAACATAATGCATTTGTTGACAGGCGTCTATGGATGTCCCTCCGAGATGTGCGTATGCAAATGGAAGGGAGGCAAACAGTCGGTTGAGTGCGGCGGCAGAATGCTAACTCGCATACCGGAAGGAATGGATCCAGGAACCCAAGTACTCAATTTCTCCGGCAACGGACTCACCATTCTGCAAAACGAACGCTTCAGAAAGATGGATTTGATCAATCTGCAGAAAATCTACATGGCAAGGAATCAACTGATCAAAATCCACGACCGCGCCTTCAGAGGTCTCACAAATTTGGTAGAGTTGGATCTATCGGAGAACATGCTTTCGGTGGTACCAACGGAAACATTTATCGATTATCCCGCGTTAATGCGGTTATCCCTCAGTGGGAATCCCATCCGCGCGTTGCGAACAAATGCTTTCAAACATCTTCCCTTTCTGACCACCCTGGAACTGAGTAACTGTCAAATCGAGTTGGTTGAGGACGAAGCCTTCATCGGGATGGACAACTTGGAGTGGCTACGGTTGGATGGTAATCGCATTACGACCATCCAAGGTAATCATGTTTTGCCAGAGTCCTTGCACGGAATCAATCTACAGGCGAATCGGTGGCAGTGCGATTGCCGATTGCTTGATATCCACATGTGGCTGAACAGCTTCAATGTTCCGCAACGAGAGGAGCCCAAATGTTCCGGACCTCCGCGACTCAGTGGTCAAACAATAAAAAGTGTCCACCCGGAGGAGCTCTCCTGTCTCCCGGTTATCACACCGGACTCCCTGTATCGGGAAATTGCCGAAGGAAGAAACATGACACTCACGTGCAAAGTCACGGCTATCCCGGAAGCGGTAATTTCTTGGTGGTTCCAAGGTCAGCAGCTTCAGAACGATAGCATCACAACCACAAATCTTCACCTTTTTCAGTACAGCGAGGAGACGGGGGAGGATAAGCGTAGTGAGCTACTTATATTCAACACCAGTCCGGATGACAACGGAACGTTTTCCTGTGTGGCAGAAAACTCGGCCGGTCGCGTCCAGGCTAACTATACTCTTCATGTTATCGTTAAAGAAGAGCCCGTGGTTGAAGAGGTGACCTTCTCGGAGGAGTATTTTCTAGTGATCGTTGGAGCTAGCTCTGCAATCGGGTTTCTACTGTTAATCATAGTTTGTGTACTCATCTGTAAATGTAGCAAAGGTAGTTCTAAGCGCACCGTAAACAAAAAAACGCGAGGAAAATCGGGGTCTGACGCTACCAACAATAGCCAGAAATGTTCCTCGATCACAAATGATATGGGAGAATCGTTAACATGTGCGAAAATCAATGGATCTGTTGCGATTAGTGAAAGTAACCCCCAGGATCTGGTACTGTATTTGAACACTGGAAACAACCTTGAAAAAGCTGGACTGGGTAATCTTGGTCTGGGAGGACAGGTTCAGTTCTGCAGTCCTCCCTCGGCCCGTAGCTACCAGGATCAAAACCCGGATCTGATAAACGATGCGGAGAGTGGGAACAAAATACGACCACGCCACGAAACCCTTGATTCGGACGTCGGCGAGAAGGATTCCGATGAGCAGAGCAGTGCACAGGATGCAAGCAGTGAAGCAAGCTTCCAGCAAAGCTACTTCCAGCCTCCGATGGGTGTTCGGCCTATGGGGCCACGTTTCTCTGCCTTGTCCACACTGCCAAGAGGTATGAACAAAGAAATGTATCAGCATCAGGTGGACATTCATTTGAGTCCAGGGTGCTTCCTGGATCAAAATGGTTACCCCATTGATCTGAATCTTATGACACAGAGCGGCCCTACTGTTAATTACTACCGGACATTACCCCACAACCGCGGCCAGAAAGGGCAGCCCGGCAAAGTTCGCTATGCGAACGACGCCGAATTTATCACGCGAACTACCCAAACGTATCAACTTTACGGTGGCCCACCGGATGTACGATATACTGCCGAGGGATATCCCCAGCAGCCGGGCAGCGACGCAACCGGCACGAGTCAATTTCCCTCACCACCGGACGGTTACAAGGGTGATTTAAGTGGTGTCCAGCAGGTGTCCTACATGAATCCACCCGCAGCGATCTGCGTTGGCCCTGCGCCTCCCCAGCAATGGCCATCGTTTCTGCCAGGTTACCACACACAACTTATACCCATCCCCAGTCAGCAGGCGGGAGCAGAATTCAACCGTTACTTACCTCCGTCAGTTATGGCCGGTTCCGCCCCAGCGCAGGCGGTACCCTGCAGTAGTAATCCAGCGGGACCGGTTCCGGTTCTGAAAAAGTGCGTCGGTGCCCAGACAGGCGACCTGTCGGACAAGGACGTTATCCCGGAGCAGCGCGAGGAGGAAGAGGAAGCGGAACACGAAAACGGCACCAAGCTGAGGCACCTCTCCGGCCCACTGGCCGACAGTCCGGACGAGGGCTACGTGGGTGACAGCCACGAAACGACGGACATTTGA